The following proteins are encoded in a genomic region of Candidatus Poribacteria bacterium:
- a CDS encoding phytanoyl-CoA dioxygenase family protein, with protein sequence MTPLGKPGPLTDVERFVFESTGYLVIPGALTPEECDACMQAAIRCHSKHPKGSWRQIGNSFEQEPAFENLIDHPSVLPKARALFGDRFILQSSWCTSVPAHFAGGGWHQDGSSAYEFRKLATLTPLVQLRIGFFLTHQPTPGYGNMEMIPGSHNAATSMPSGSGTPENPIPTAEIICGEPGTALMFHQGVYHRGGPNHQDYDRYIIHMVYAPPWLIRSDRMGNSLEFLERLTPMRRALMGQWTFPEESFHMPPLPFND encoded by the coding sequence ATGACACCGCTGGGCAAGCCCGGCCCGTTGACCGACGTCGAACGATTCGTCTTTGAGTCCACCGGCTATCTGGTCATCCCGGGCGCCCTGACGCCCGAGGAGTGTGACGCCTGCATGCAGGCAGCGATCCGCTGTCACTCCAAGCATCCGAAGGGCTCGTGGCGTCAGATCGGCAACTCATTCGAGCAGGAACCAGCATTCGAGAACCTGATCGACCATCCTTCAGTGCTTCCGAAGGCGCGAGCCCTGTTCGGAGACCGGTTCATCCTGCAAAGCAGTTGGTGCACATCCGTCCCCGCGCACTTCGCGGGCGGAGGGTGGCATCAGGATGGATCGAGCGCCTACGAGTTCCGCAAGCTGGCAACCCTCACACCGCTGGTTCAACTCCGCATCGGGTTCTTCCTGACACACCAGCCAACGCCTGGCTACGGCAACATGGAGATGATACCGGGATCGCACAATGCGGCGACGTCCATGCCAAGCGGATCGGGCACGCCTGAGAACCCGATACCGACCGCGGAGATCATCTGCGGAGAGCCCGGCACGGCGCTCATGTTCCATCAGGGCGTCTACCATCGCGGGGGTCCGAACCACCAGGACTACGACCGGTACATCATCCACATGGTCTACGCTCCGCCGTGGCTGATCCGGTCCGACCGGATGGGGAACTCGCTGGAGTTCCTTGAGCGACTGACACCGATGCGGCGCGCGCTGATGGGGCAATGGACGTTCCCGGAGGAATCGTTCCACATGCCTCCTCTGCCGTTCAACGACTAG
- a CDS encoding SIS domain-containing protein, which yields MYPMDRYFDAAIGVVQRIRAEQADNIRRAAQVCADVILRDRLVHLFGAGHSRIPVEEMFPRYGSFPGFHPIVELSMTYHHEVVGANGQRQAMFIENVPGLASRILRNFALTADDAMVVFSTGGTNIVPIEIALEARETGMTTIAVTSLANNASSRTRHAGGKNLAEVCDIVVDNCVPPGDAVVWIEGLEYPVSPVSTLAACAIANAIKAEVAELLTQAGKPPFVLTSPVHIGAERSQQLFDETYDDYRRRVGVLYG from the coding sequence ATGTACCCCATGGATCGTTATTTCGATGCTGCCATCGGCGTCGTGCAACGGATTCGCGCGGAACAAGCGGACAACATCCGCCGCGCCGCTCAGGTCTGCGCGGACGTCATCCTGCGCGACCGCCTGGTGCACCTCTTCGGCGCAGGTCACTCGCGCATACCCGTTGAGGAGATGTTCCCGCGCTACGGCAGCTTTCCTGGGTTCCACCCGATCGTTGAGCTGTCGATGACCTACCACCACGAGGTCGTCGGCGCGAACGGACAGCGACAGGCGATGTTCATCGAGAACGTGCCGGGATTGGCGTCCAGGATCCTGCGCAACTTCGCGCTGACAGCCGACGACGCGATGGTCGTCTTTTCGACGGGCGGCACGAACATCGTGCCCATCGAGATTGCGCTCGAAGCTCGCGAGACCGGCATGACGACCATCGCCGTCACGTCTTTGGCGAATAACGCGTCGTCGCGGACGCGACACGCGGGCGGGAAGAACCTGGCGGAGGTGTGCGACATCGTGGTAGACAACTGCGTACCTCCCGGTGACGCCGTTGTCTGGATCGAAGGTCTTGAGTACCCCGTGTCGCCGGTATCGACGCTGGCGGCGTGCGCCATCGCCAACGCCATCAAAGCCGAGGTCGCCGAACTCCTCACTCAGGCTGGCAAGCCGCCGTTCGTTCTCACCAGCCCGGTTCACATCGGCGCGGAGCGCTCCCAGCAGCTATTCGACGAGACGTATGACGACTACCGCCGACGCGTGGGTGTTCTCTACGGCTGA
- the rpsO gene encoding 30S ribosomal protein S15, giving the protein MSLTKENIASIVQDHQRSEGDTGSAEVQVALLNARIQYLTEHFKSHTHDHTSRRGLFRLVGKQRRLLRYLYDTDVERYRALIGKLGLRDRIGR; this is encoded by the coding sequence TTGTCGTTGACGAAAGAGAACATCGCGTCAATCGTTCAAGACCATCAGCGTTCCGAAGGTGATACGGGAAGCGCCGAAGTCCAAGTCGCCCTCCTGAACGCGCGAATCCAGTACCTGACCGAGCACTTCAAGTCTCACACGCATGACCACACGTCGCGGCGCGGGCTGTTCCGTCTGGTCGGTAAGCAGCGACGCCTCCTGCGCTATCTCTACGATACGGATGTGGAGCGCTACCGCGCTCTGATCGGCAAGCTCGGCCTCCGAGACCGTATTGGCCGCTAA
- the pnp gene encoding polyribonucleotide nucleotidyltransferase — protein MPSNAEGPEERTVHSVEIILGDEPVVLQTGKVAKQADGAVWVQQGGTVVLVTAVAAAEAKEDTDFFPLTVDYRERGYAVGKIPPVYGRREPRPGVGETLIARLIDHSIRPLFPKKFRNETQVQAMTLSSDQVHPTETLAMIGTSAALSISSIPFNGPIGGIVVARVGGAFVANPTYAQLDEADLHFFVTANKRAVMSVEGSAHEVPEDDVIAAIDFAHGEIQRVIAVQEELVAAVGKPKRPVGKASAQEEMAVRIRELATMPIRQSIGIADKQERDTYLQSVLENVVAEIEGEGTDIHSDDEQIAAVFTEIEREEMRRSILEEGKRVDGRGTRDIRDIACEVGVLPRTHGSSLFTRGQTQALCTVTLGTGMDEEVIRDLTGEHSRAFFLHYNFPGFSVGEVRRITGAGRREIGHGSLAEHALMPVIPDAETFPYTVRVVSEILESNASSSMATVCGASLALMDAGVPVAKPVAGVGVGLIKDGDREVILTDMLGAEDHLGDMDFKVAGTRDGVTAIQLDIKIDGITVDLMRRAIHQSHEARIKVLDLMDACIGTRREDISPYAPRIYTMKVHPDKIREIIGRGGSVIRKIQEDAGVTVNVEDDGTVRIASTSLAAAKVAEDIIRGIVAEAEVGKEYVGRVTRVTPFGAFVEVLKGVDGLIHISALSDGYVRRVEDVLNIGDTATVRVTRIDEKGRIDLELVTRPDGTPMPPRAERVHSEDADEEESDEPSAPRVPQYPRATGGDRAAGSEPSQETGEREPQYEADGSRQSRDRRGGDRDRGSQSGGRPRDGRGGSRETPRVPKRRY, from the coding sequence ATGCCGTCCAATGCGGAAGGTCCGGAGGAGCGCACGGTGCATAGCGTAGAGATCATCCTGGGAGACGAACCCGTCGTCCTGCAGACGGGAAAGGTCGCGAAACAAGCGGACGGCGCGGTCTGGGTGCAGCAGGGCGGAACCGTCGTGCTGGTTACCGCCGTCGCCGCCGCCGAGGCGAAGGAAGACACCGATTTCTTTCCGTTGACGGTCGATTACCGAGAACGCGGGTACGCTGTTGGCAAGATTCCTCCTGTCTACGGCCGGCGCGAGCCTCGTCCTGGCGTCGGCGAGACGCTGATCGCCCGACTGATCGATCACTCGATTCGTCCTCTGTTCCCCAAGAAGTTCAGGAATGAGACCCAGGTTCAGGCGATGACGTTGTCGTCGGACCAGGTCCATCCGACCGAGACGCTCGCCATGATCGGCACGTCGGCGGCGCTCTCGATCTCCAGCATCCCGTTCAACGGGCCCATCGGCGGCATCGTCGTCGCGCGCGTGGGTGGGGCGTTCGTCGCCAACCCGACGTACGCGCAGCTCGATGAGGCGGACCTGCACTTCTTCGTCACCGCCAACAAGCGCGCGGTCATGTCGGTCGAGGGAAGCGCCCACGAAGTCCCTGAAGACGACGTGATCGCTGCGATCGATTTCGCCCACGGCGAGATTCAGCGTGTGATCGCGGTTCAGGAAGAACTCGTTGCGGCTGTCGGCAAGCCGAAGCGCCCAGTCGGGAAGGCGTCCGCGCAGGAAGAGATGGCGGTTCGCATCCGCGAACTCGCAACGATGCCGATCCGTCAGTCCATCGGGATCGCGGACAAGCAGGAACGCGACACGTACCTGCAGTCGGTGCTGGAGAACGTCGTCGCCGAAATCGAGGGCGAGGGCACCGACATCCACTCGGACGACGAGCAGATCGCGGCTGTGTTCACCGAGATCGAGCGCGAGGAGATGCGCCGCTCGATTCTCGAAGAAGGCAAGCGAGTCGACGGGCGCGGCACGCGCGACATCCGCGACATCGCGTGCGAAGTGGGCGTATTGCCGCGAACCCACGGCTCCTCCCTGTTCACGAGAGGGCAGACGCAAGCGCTCTGTACCGTCACCCTCGGCACCGGCATGGACGAGGAGGTCATTCGCGACCTTACCGGGGAGCACTCGCGCGCCTTCTTCCTCCACTACAACTTCCCCGGATTCAGTGTCGGGGAGGTCCGGCGCATCACCGGCGCCGGGCGTCGAGAGATCGGGCACGGCTCGCTCGCGGAGCACGCGCTCATGCCCGTGATCCCCGACGCCGAGACATTCCCGTACACGGTGCGGGTCGTCTCGGAAATCCTCGAGTCGAACGCGTCGTCGTCGATGGCAACGGTCTGCGGCGCCAGTCTGGCGCTGATGGACGCCGGCGTGCCAGTCGCCAAGCCCGTCGCTGGCGTCGGGGTCGGGCTCATCAAGGACGGAGACCGTGAGGTGATCCTGACGGACATGTTGGGAGCCGAAGACCATCTCGGCGACATGGACTTCAAGGTCGCCGGAACACGGGACGGCGTCACGGCGATCCAGCTCGACATCAAGATCGACGGCATCACCGTCGACCTGATGCGCCGCGCCATCCACCAGTCGCACGAAGCGCGGATCAAGGTTCTGGACCTGATGGACGCCTGCATCGGCACGCGCCGCGAGGACATCTCGCCGTACGCGCCGCGCATTTACACGATGAAGGTCCATCCGGACAAGATCCGCGAGATCATCGGTCGCGGCGGATCCGTCATCCGCAAGATCCAGGAAGACGCCGGCGTCACCGTCAACGTCGAGGACGACGGGACGGTGCGCATCGCCTCGACCAGCCTCGCGGCGGCGAAGGTTGCCGAGGACATCATCCGCGGCATCGTCGCCGAGGCGGAGGTCGGCAAGGAGTATGTCGGACGTGTGACGCGTGTCACGCCGTTTGGTGCGTTCGTCGAAGTGCTCAAGGGCGTGGATGGGCTAATCCACATCTCGGCGCTGTCGGATGGCTATGTGCGCCGCGTCGAGGACGTCCTGAACATCGGCGATACCGCGACCGTCCGAGTCACGCGAATCGACGAGAAGGGGCGTATCGACCTGGAGCTCGTCACGCGACCCGACGGGACGCCAATGCCTCCGCGCGCCGAGCGCGTTCACAGCGAAGACGCGGACGAGGAGGAGTCGGACGAACCGTCCGCTCCGCGCGTTCCGCAGTATCCGCGCGCGACCGGCGGCGACCGCGCTGCCGGCAGCGAGCCATCCCAAGAGACCGGCGAGCGCGAGCCTCAGTACGAAGCCGACGGTTCGCGTCAGTCGCGCGACCGGCGAGGCGGCGACCGCGACCGGGGCTCTCAATCAGGCGGGCGCCCGCGCGACGGACGCGGCGGGAGCCGAGAGACGCCCAGGGTGCCCAAGCGGCGCTACTAG